The proteins below come from a single Ruegeria sp. THAF33 genomic window:
- the fliL gene encoding flagellar basal body-associated protein FliL: MTDATDELAEPTGKKGKKGILIGMLLAIAGAAGGYFVTSSGLIPLGGKAAVEAGKDEAKEEPAKALTDVGFIDLPPVVVSVNSGNSRHLKFHAQLEVNAPYIADVKKMQPRIMDVLNGYLRAVELKDLEDSLALTRIRGHLLRRIGIVVGEGRVRDVLVMEFVLN; encoded by the coding sequence ATGACCGACGCAACCGACGAACTGGCGGAACCCACCGGGAAAAAAGGGAAAAAGGGAATACTGATCGGGATGCTTCTTGCCATCGCCGGCGCTGCGGGCGGGTATTTCGTGACGTCATCCGGATTGATTCCGCTGGGTGGCAAGGCCGCGGTTGAGGCCGGCAAGGACGAGGCGAAAGAGGAACCTGCCAAAGCGCTGACGGATGTCGGTTTCATTGATCTGCCGCCGGTTGTTGTATCGGTGAATTCCGGCAATTCGCGACATTTGAAGTTCCACGCTCAGCTCGAAGTTAACGCGCCGTACATAGCTGATGTGAAAAAAATGCAGCCACGAATCATGGATGTCCTGAACGGATACCTGCGAGCTGTTGAATTGAAGGACCTTGAGGATTCGCTGGCATTGACGCGCATCCGAGGTCACCTGCTGCGACGCATTGGAATTGTTGTTGGCGAAGGGCGCGTTCGCGATGTGCTGGTGATGGAATTTGTACTGAATTAG
- a CDS encoding MotE family protein, with translation MSLARNAKHDTRPRGGVLAVISLLMIGSAAIRVGLEAGPALAKPATPEVVENKPAASETRDVQVVLAELLRREERVKQREAELRDQEKALEIATQAVETRLTALKEAEDALRATLAVADKAAENDLARLTDVYQNMKPKDAAALFETMDPTFAAGFLSRMPVDAAAGVLAGLSPEAAYTISVVMAGRNASAPQE, from the coding sequence ATGAGCCTTGCGCGCAACGCCAAACACGATACACGCCCGCGCGGCGGTGTGCTTGCTGTCATCTCATTGCTGATGATCGGCTCGGCAGCCATTCGCGTTGGCTTGGAGGCAGGACCCGCGCTCGCCAAACCGGCGACACCCGAAGTCGTGGAAAACAAGCCTGCCGCATCCGAAACACGCGATGTTCAGGTTGTGCTGGCAGAGCTTTTGCGCCGGGAGGAACGCGTCAAACAGCGAGAGGCTGAATTGCGCGATCAGGAAAAAGCACTGGAGATCGCAACCCAGGCCGTTGAAACGCGTCTGACGGCCCTGAAGGAAGCAGAAGATGCCCTGCGTGCCACGTTGGCGGTTGCGGACAAGGCGGCAGAGAACGATCTGGCGCGCCTGACGGATGTTTACCAGAACATGAAACCCAAGGACGCAGCCGCGTTGTTTGAAACTATGGACCCGACCTTTGCCGCAGGGTTCCTGTCCCGCATGCCGGTGGACGCAGCGGCTGGCGTACTGGCGGGCCTGAGCCCCGAAGCGGCCTATACGATCAGCGTTGTCATGGCCGGACGCAACGCCTCTGCCCCACAGGAGTAG
- the fliF gene encoding flagellar basal-body MS-ring/collar protein FliF encodes MQQIGTVWANLDRRKQIIVAGAVALVFLGILGMSRLVTAPSMTLLYAGLESGAAGEIVRALDQRGVTYEIRGGSIYVSGAQRDELRMTLASEGLPANGNKGYELLDSLSGFGTTSQMFDAAYWRAKEGELARTIVGSPHISQARVHIANGTANPFQRSVSPTASVYLVPSGTEITGDQAKAIRFLVASAVSGLTPENVTVVDSHGAVNGGQDTAAPADTADDKSRQLRERVLRLVEARVGTGNAVVEVSVDTETNTESIRERRFDPKGRVAISTDVEERSDSARNQSSDVTVASNLPDGDAAGGDESNSTATQTRERVNYEVSETELEVHKAPGAIKRLTVAVLVNGKRSVDASGAEVFTPLPQEELTALEELVASAVGYDAARGDVITLKSMDLPSVEPQGTLVSSSLWHNVHLDVMSLIQMAVLALVSLVLALFVIRPILTNATPTPALLAAAGGADSDTLALTGEIAPEEPAELSTLPAERGVPALGSNATEDPVDRLRAMIGEKQEETVEILRSWLEEGEERV; translated from the coding sequence GTGCAGCAGATCGGAACTGTCTGGGCTAATTTGGACAGGCGTAAACAAATCATCGTCGCCGGTGCGGTTGCGCTGGTGTTTCTGGGAATCCTTGGCATGTCGCGCCTCGTGACGGCTCCGTCCATGACGCTGCTTTATGCGGGTCTGGAAAGCGGTGCCGCCGGGGAAATAGTCCGCGCGCTGGACCAGCGCGGCGTCACATATGAAATCCGGGGCGGATCGATCTACGTATCCGGCGCGCAGCGCGACGAGCTGCGAATGACCCTGGCCAGCGAAGGCCTGCCCGCAAACGGCAACAAAGGGTACGAACTGCTTGATTCGCTAAGCGGGTTTGGCACCACCTCTCAGATGTTCGATGCTGCCTATTGGCGCGCGAAAGAGGGTGAACTGGCGCGGACGATTGTCGGAAGCCCGCATATAAGTCAGGCGCGCGTCCATATTGCCAACGGGACGGCAAACCCGTTTCAGCGCAGCGTGTCACCAACGGCTTCGGTCTACCTGGTGCCATCCGGGACCGAAATTACCGGGGATCAGGCCAAGGCCATCCGGTTCCTTGTTGCCTCGGCCGTCAGCGGCCTGACGCCCGAGAACGTTACGGTGGTTGATTCGCACGGGGCCGTGAATGGCGGGCAGGATACCGCAGCGCCTGCGGACACTGCGGACGACAAGTCGCGCCAGTTGCGGGAACGTGTTCTGCGTCTGGTCGAGGCGCGTGTCGGTACAGGCAATGCCGTGGTCGAGGTCAGTGTGGACACCGAAACCAACACGGAATCCATTCGCGAGCGGCGCTTTGACCCCAAAGGCCGCGTGGCGATCAGCACGGATGTCGAAGAACGTTCGGACAGCGCCCGAAACCAGTCATCGGATGTCACCGTGGCGTCGAACCTGCCGGATGGCGATGCGGCGGGCGGGGACGAATCGAACTCGACGGCTACCCAGACTCGTGAGCGGGTGAACTACGAAGTCTCCGAGACAGAGCTGGAAGTCCATAAGGCCCCCGGCGCGATCAAGCGTCTGACGGTTGCAGTTCTGGTCAATGGGAAAAGATCAGTGGACGCCTCTGGTGCCGAAGTCTTCACGCCCTTGCCCCAGGAAGAGCTTACCGCTCTGGAAGAGCTCGTGGCGTCGGCAGTCGGGTACGATGCGGCGCGCGGGGACGTTATCACACTGAAATCCATGGATCTGCCGTCGGTCGAACCACAGGGCACCCTGGTATCGTCGTCGCTCTGGCACAACGTCCATCTGGACGTCATGTCCTTGATACAGATGGCTGTGCTGGCTTTGGTTTCGCTCGTGCTGGCCCTGTTCGTGATCCGCCCGATCCTGACGAATGCGACACCGACACCGGCGCTGCTGGCGGCGGCAGGAGGGGCGGATTCGGATACCCTGGCACTGACAGGTGAAATCGCTCCGGAGGAACCGGCAGAGCTCTCGACCCTGCCGGCAGAGCGTGGTGTTCCGGCTCTCGGCTCGAACGCCACGGAGGATCCTGTCGACCGGCTGCGCGCCATGATCGGTGAAAAGCAGGAAGAAACTGTCGAGATCCTGCGCAGTTGGCTTGAAGAAGGTGAGGAGCGGGTGTGA
- a CDS encoding ABC transporter ATP-binding protein, translating to MSIAHLLEDFTTQTGTGPVLILNEDTLEEQRLAAFEDGYGAGWEDASRAQEQSRSQISAELARSLEDMSFTYHEAIARMTLSLEPMFTSLVQTVLPEMAERGLAARIVEQLCEMARSRIEQPMQILVPPGCAESVAALLPQDLHSTPQVIEHSDLEPGQARLQVGTSRREVDCTALLAAIEQTFDAYVFETREALSNE from the coding sequence ATGTCGATTGCTCATCTTCTTGAGGATTTCACCACCCAGACCGGTACGGGGCCTGTTCTGATCTTGAATGAGGACACGCTGGAAGAACAACGGCTCGCTGCCTTCGAAGACGGGTATGGGGCCGGTTGGGAAGATGCCTCGCGGGCGCAGGAGCAAAGCCGCAGCCAGATTTCGGCTGAATTGGCAAGGTCGCTTGAGGATATGTCTTTCACCTATCACGAAGCCATCGCCCGCATGACCCTGTCGTTGGAGCCCATGTTCACCAGCCTGGTTCAGACCGTACTGCCTGAGATGGCCGAGCGCGGCCTTGCAGCCCGCATCGTGGAGCAACTCTGTGAAATGGCGCGTTCGCGGATAGAGCAGCCGATGCAGATTTTGGTGCCGCCGGGTTGTGCCGAGAGTGTCGCAGCGCTGTTGCCGCAAGATCTGCATTCCACTCCTCAGGTGATCGAACACTCGGACCTGGAGCCGGGTCAGGCCCGCCTTCAGGTCGGCACGAGCCGACGTGAGGTTGATTGCACCGCTTTGCTCGCCGCCATCGAACAGACCTTTGACGCTTATGTCTTTGAGACAAGAGAGGCTTTGTCCAATGAATGA